In Gemmata obscuriglobus, a single genomic region encodes these proteins:
- a CDS encoding ABC transporter permease, translated as MTRLLGVLGLVAALYVALFLSHNRAGEASNLIDVASYQGQYGIITLGAALVIITGGIDLSIGSVVACGAVLFGFLVNRGAHPYAALPAVLLFGAGVGAVNGLLVTRVRLQPFLVTLCGMFVFRGVARLLEGTVGLNQTIEAHQEFAGALRTLRFVLTGKSPENGALLFPAQFVLLLALAAVAGFFLHRTAYGRYWYAIGHSELAAKYAGVDVNRHRLTVYVSCSTLAALTGVLLFLHAPSVQSNNAGLGWELYAILGAVLGGCSLRGGEGTAVGVVLGAMVLPVIESIVNFQGAKGDVIPAIVGVTLLVGTVVDELIRRRSRVHR; from the coding sequence ATGACTCGCCTTCTGGGCGTCCTGGGGTTGGTGGCGGCGCTGTACGTGGCCCTGTTCCTCTCGCACAACCGGGCCGGCGAGGCGAGCAACCTGATCGACGTGGCCAGCTACCAGGGCCAGTACGGGATCATCACGCTCGGCGCGGCGCTGGTCATCATCACCGGCGGCATCGACCTGTCCATCGGGTCGGTGGTGGCGTGCGGGGCGGTCCTGTTCGGGTTCCTGGTGAACCGCGGCGCCCACCCCTACGCCGCGCTGCCCGCCGTGCTGCTGTTCGGCGCCGGCGTCGGGGCGGTGAACGGGCTCCTCGTCACCCGGGTACGGCTGCAGCCGTTCCTCGTGACCCTGTGCGGTATGTTCGTGTTCCGGGGCGTCGCGCGGCTGCTCGAGGGCACCGTGGGGTTGAACCAGACGATCGAGGCGCACCAGGAGTTCGCCGGCGCGTTGCGCACGCTCCGGTTCGTGCTCACCGGCAAGAGCCCCGAGAACGGCGCGCTCCTGTTCCCCGCCCAGTTCGTGCTGCTGCTGGCCCTCGCGGCGGTCGCGGGGTTCTTCCTGCACCGCACCGCGTACGGGCGGTACTGGTACGCGATCGGGCACAGCGAGCTGGCCGCGAAGTACGCCGGCGTGGACGTGAACCGGCACCGGTTGACCGTCTACGTTTCCTGCTCGACGCTCGCGGCCCTGACCGGCGTGCTGCTGTTCCTGCACGCCCCGTCGGTCCAGTCCAACAACGCCGGCCTGGGGTGGGAGCTGTACGCGATCCTCGGGGCGGTGCTCGGCGGGTGCAGCCTGCGGGGCGGCGAGGGCACCGCGGTGGGCGTCGTCCTGGGTGCGATGGTGCTGCCGGTCATCGAGAGCATCGTGAACTTCCAGGGCGCCAAGGGCGACGTGATCCCGGCGATCGTCGGCGTGACGCTGCTGGTCGGCACGGTGGTGGACGAGCTGATCCGCCGCCGGTCGCGGGTCCACCGGTAG
- a CDS encoding sugar ABC transporter ATP-binding protein: MSHPRLQVTNARKQFPGVLALGGVSLTLAPGEVLAVVGENGAGKSTLMKIVAGVYTPDAGAVQLDGRPVQFRGPADAIAAGVSLIHQELNLAENLTVVDNLFLGREVTRGGALRVLDRAAMTARAAGLLDRVGLPANRAQARVESLPPGEKQLVEIARALGTDVRVLIMDEPTSSLTQKETEQLYRVIDALKAAGVSVLYISHRLAEVRRVADRAVVLRDGQNAGELARGEITHDNLVRLMVGRDLKQFYPKTHRTGAGGAPVLSVRGVRYRNGPATPASFEVRAGEILGMAGLVGAGRTELSEAVFGVRQLTAGELLLNGEPARIGSPRDAIASGVLLVPEDRRLHGLVLAEGVGFNLSLPNLDRLGSPLGVNRRAEAELHRTWIDRLRVKTPRAAQPVGLLSGGNQQKVVYGKWLARGPRVLILDEPTRGVDVGAKAEIYALIDELAGRGVAVWMITSDMEELLGMSDRVVVMHEGRVAGELLGPRVTEEAVMRLATGGTA, translated from the coding sequence TCACCCTCGCGCCGGGCGAGGTGCTGGCCGTCGTGGGCGAGAACGGCGCCGGCAAGTCGACGCTCATGAAGATCGTCGCGGGCGTGTACACCCCGGACGCGGGCGCGGTGCAGCTCGACGGCCGGCCGGTCCAGTTCCGCGGGCCGGCCGACGCGATCGCGGCCGGGGTGAGCCTGATCCACCAGGAGCTGAACCTGGCGGAGAACCTCACGGTCGTCGACAACCTGTTCCTCGGCCGCGAGGTCACCCGGGGCGGCGCGCTCCGGGTGCTCGACCGGGCCGCCATGACGGCCCGCGCCGCGGGGCTGCTCGACCGCGTGGGGCTCCCCGCGAACCGCGCCCAGGCCCGCGTCGAGAGCCTGCCGCCCGGCGAGAAGCAGCTCGTCGAGATCGCCCGCGCGCTCGGCACCGACGTCCGCGTCCTCATCATGGACGAGCCCACGTCGAGCCTCACGCAGAAGGAAACCGAGCAGCTCTACCGGGTCATCGACGCGCTGAAGGCGGCCGGCGTGTCGGTCCTGTACATCTCGCACCGGCTCGCGGAGGTGAGGCGGGTCGCGGACCGGGCCGTTGTGCTGCGCGACGGGCAGAACGCGGGCGAACTCGCGCGGGGCGAGATCACGCACGACAACCTGGTGCGGCTGATGGTGGGCCGCGACCTGAAGCAGTTCTACCCGAAAACGCACCGCACCGGGGCCGGGGGCGCGCCGGTGCTGAGCGTCCGCGGCGTGCGGTACCGGAACGGCCCGGCCACGCCCGCGAGCTTCGAGGTCCGGGCCGGCGAGATCCTGGGCATGGCCGGGCTCGTGGGCGCGGGCCGCACCGAGCTGTCGGAGGCGGTCTTCGGCGTCCGACAGCTCACCGCGGGCGAGCTGCTCCTTAACGGCGAACCGGCGCGCATCGGCTCGCCGCGGGACGCGATCGCGAGCGGCGTGCTGCTGGTGCCCGAGGACCGCCGGCTGCACGGGCTGGTGCTGGCCGAGGGCGTGGGCTTCAACCTGAGCCTCCCGAACCTGGACCGGCTCGGCTCGCCGCTCGGGGTGAACCGCCGCGCCGAGGCCGAGCTACACCGCACCTGGATCGACCGGCTCCGGGTGAAGACGCCCCGCGCGGCCCAGCCGGTCGGGCTCCTGTCCGGCGGGAACCAGCAGAAAGTGGTGTACGGGAAGTGGCTCGCGCGCGGGCCGCGGGTGCTGATCCTCGACGAGCCGACCCGCGGCGTGGACGTTGGCGCGAAGGCCGAGATCTACGCCCTCATCGACGAGCTGGCGGGCCGGGGCGTCGCGGTGTGGATGATCACCAGCGACATGGAAGAGCTGCTCGGCATGTCCGACCGCGTGGTGGTGATGCACGAGGGCCGCGTGGCCGGCGAACTGCTCGGCCCGCGGGTGACCGAAGAAGCGGTGATGCGACTCGCGACCGGGGGGACCGCGTAA